A window from Aureibacillus halotolerans encodes these proteins:
- the rseP gene encoding RIP metalloprotease RseP, with protein sequence MTTVIAFIIIFGALVFFHELGHLIFAKRSGMLAREFAIGMGPKMFSFFRNETLYTIRMLPVGGFVRVAGEDPEIVEIKPGHHIAIEQNAEGLVTKIIVNNKSKHQNARIIEVEEVDLNHKLVIRGSEHGLDDEEQVQTYQVHEKAMFVVDDQATQIAPYNRQFASKSIPQRFMQIFAGPMMNFILAAILLIVVGLLAGTASDTPVIGNALEDGAAVQAGLQQGDRITAIDDQPIASWQDIQAYVIERPNQELSFTIDRDGNEMTVAVTPKEEMRQDQPVGIIGVTPMMEHSIIGSITGGIQETVFFGQQILSALGKLVTGQFSIEALSGPVGIYDQTNTFVESGMITLVRWAAFLSINLGIINLLPLPALDGGRIMFILLEAVRGKPIDPGKEGFVHFVGFALLFLLMIVVTWNDIQRLF encoded by the coding sequence TTGACTACGGTTATTGCGTTTATCATTATTTTTGGTGCACTTGTTTTTTTTCATGAGCTGGGGCACTTAATTTTTGCCAAGCGTTCAGGGATGCTTGCGAGAGAATTTGCGATTGGCATGGGGCCAAAAATGTTCTCGTTTTTCCGCAATGAGACATTGTACACAATCCGAATGCTACCCGTTGGTGGTTTTGTACGAGTAGCAGGGGAAGACCCTGAAATTGTCGAAATAAAACCAGGTCACCATATTGCGATTGAGCAAAATGCGGAAGGCTTGGTTACGAAAATTATCGTAAATAACAAGTCGAAGCACCAAAATGCGCGCATCATTGAAGTGGAAGAGGTAGATCTGAATCACAAGTTAGTGATTCGGGGCAGTGAGCATGGTCTTGATGATGAAGAACAAGTGCAAACCTATCAAGTGCATGAAAAAGCGATGTTTGTTGTGGACGATCAAGCAACACAGATTGCTCCATACAATCGTCAATTTGCATCAAAGTCGATTCCGCAGCGATTCATGCAAATTTTTGCAGGTCCGATGATGAACTTCATCTTAGCAGCGATTCTTTTAATTGTTGTTGGACTTCTTGCAGGAACGGCCTCTGATACACCTGTCATCGGTAATGCACTTGAGGATGGTGCGGCAGTACAAGCAGGTTTGCAGCAAGGAGACCGGATTACGGCAATTGATGATCAGCCTATTGCGAGTTGGCAGGATATCCAAGCTTATGTCATTGAGCGTCCTAATCAGGAGCTTTCCTTTACCATTGATCGCGATGGAAATGAAATGACAGTGGCTGTAACGCCTAAAGAAGAAATGAGACAAGATCAGCCTGTAGGGATTATTGGAGTGACGCCAATGATGGAGCATTCGATCATTGGTTCCATTACTGGCGGTATTCAAGAGACGGTGTTTTTCGGTCAACAAATACTATCCGCTCTTGGAAAGCTCGTCACTGGGCAATTCTCCATTGAGGCATTGTCTGGTCCTGTAGGCATCTATGATCAAACCAACACGTTTGTTGAATCTGGGATGATCACCCTTGTTCGTTGGGCCGCTTTTTTAAGTATTAACTTGGGCATTATTAACTTGTTGCCGTTGCCAGCATTAGACGGCGGTCGAATCATGTTTATTCTTCTTGAAGCTGTTCGAGGCAAACCGATTGATCCAGGAAAAGAAGGCTTTGTTCATTTTGTTGGATTCGCCTTATTGTTCCTGCTCATGATCGTCGTCACCTGGAACGATATACAACGTCTGTTTTAG
- a CDS encoding proline--tRNA ligase: MKQSQTYIPTLRDVPADADARSHQLLLRAGYIRQNAAGIYSFLPLGFRVLERVKQIIKEEMEAAGLAEVLMPAMQLSDLWKESGRWSVYGPELMRLEDRNGREFALGATHEEMITSLLRDEVNSYKQLPLGMFQIQTKYRDELRPRFGLLRGREFLMKDAYTFHATEESLDEAYDTLFAAYERICQRCGLNYRAVLADSGAIGGTDNHEFMALADIGEDTIAYSDESNYAANIEMATFAVPPVNALPDPKPLQEIETPDQKTIKDIAAFLNKPEQECIKTLLLRADEDYILALLRGDHELNEVKLAAFLGVPSLEFATAEETVSLMGASHGSLGPIGVSSDVRIVADHAVAALSDANCGANKDGWHYTGVHAGRDIAPAGDAIYTDIRNVVEGDLSPDGKGTIRFARGIEVGHVFKLGTKYSTAMNATILDQNGKSIPVIMGCYGIGVSRLMAAIAEQSNVEQGLLWPENVAPFAVHLLVMNVKDADQVKLGDEIYETLTKQGIAVLYDDRKERAGVKFADADLIGIQQRIIVGKQAVERNVEMSVAHAEKVVVAVDDIESKLQ; the protein is encoded by the coding sequence ATGAAACAATCGCAAACTTACATACCAACGTTACGTGATGTACCGGCAGATGCTGATGCCAGAAGCCACCAATTGCTTCTCAGAGCGGGTTATATCCGTCAGAATGCAGCCGGCATCTATTCGTTTTTGCCTTTAGGTTTTCGTGTGCTTGAACGGGTGAAGCAAATTATTAAAGAAGAAATGGAAGCTGCCGGCCTTGCAGAGGTGTTGATGCCTGCCATGCAGCTATCCGATCTTTGGAAGGAATCGGGACGCTGGAGTGTGTACGGACCTGAGCTGATGCGTTTGGAGGATCGAAATGGTCGTGAGTTTGCCCTTGGCGCCACGCATGAGGAAATGATTACGTCGCTTTTGCGGGATGAGGTCAACTCGTATAAGCAACTTCCTCTAGGGATGTTCCAAATTCAAACAAAATATAGAGATGAACTTCGCCCTCGTTTTGGATTGCTTCGTGGACGCGAGTTCCTGATGAAGGATGCCTACACGTTTCACGCCACAGAGGAATCATTGGATGAAGCGTACGACACTTTGTTTGCTGCTTATGAACGAATTTGTCAACGATGCGGTTTGAATTATCGAGCAGTCCTTGCGGATTCTGGTGCGATCGGTGGAACAGACAACCATGAATTTATGGCTCTTGCAGACATCGGTGAGGATACCATTGCCTATTCAGACGAATCCAATTATGCAGCGAATATTGAGATGGCCACGTTCGCTGTTCCGCCAGTCAACGCGTTACCTGATCCAAAGCCGTTACAAGAGATTGAAACACCAGATCAAAAAACAATCAAGGACATTGCTGCATTTCTCAATAAGCCTGAACAGGAATGCATCAAAACCTTATTGCTCCGCGCAGATGAGGATTATATCCTCGCTCTGCTCCGTGGTGATCATGAATTGAATGAGGTCAAGCTCGCTGCCTTTTTAGGCGTTCCCTCTTTGGAATTTGCTACGGCAGAGGAAACGGTTTCTCTTATGGGCGCCTCGCACGGTTCCTTAGGGCCGATTGGCGTTTCATCAGATGTACGCATTGTTGCAGATCATGCTGTAGCCGCGCTTTCTGATGCCAATTGCGGCGCCAATAAAGACGGCTGGCATTATACAGGTGTTCATGCAGGGCGCGATATTGCCCCAGCTGGTGACGCAATATATACAGACATTCGCAATGTGGTTGAGGGCGATCTTTCGCCAGACGGAAAAGGGACAATTCGTTTTGCTCGTGGCATTGAAGTCGGGCATGTATTTAAGCTAGGAACGAAGTACAGCACCGCAATGAATGCCACGATTCTTGACCAAAACGGGAAAAGCATTCCCGTGATCATGGGCTGCTATGGCATCGGTGTTTCAAGATTAATGGCTGCGATTGCTGAACAATCAAATGTTGAACAAGGGCTCCTTTGGCCAGAAAATGTCGCGCCGTTCGCGGTCCATTTGCTTGTCATGAATGTAAAGGACGCTGACCAAGTCAAATTGGGCGATGAGATTTACGAAACGTTGACAAAGCAAGGCATTGCCGTACTGTATGATGATCGAAAAGAACGTGCAGGCGTGAAATTTGCTGATGCTGATTTGATCGGCATTCAACAGCGAATCATCGTTGGTAAACAAGCAGTTGAACGTAACGTCGAGATGAGTGTCGCCCATGCAGAAAAGGTGGTAGTGGCCGTCGACGATATCGAAAGCAAGCTCCAATAA